In Aegilops tauschii subsp. strangulata cultivar AL8/78 chromosome 3, Aet v6.0, whole genome shotgun sequence, one genomic interval encodes:
- the LOC109775647 gene encoding uncharacterized protein — translation MEQWRNMAAKASARSFTYINETNAVVEAINGARQQYRLAAEDCRRFRPGVHPLPNTGQGASAGGLIIDLAIGRIKRISRFHAVLGNVFSLCVAHIGLQANTPCWWDRWQLHRADAARHAETALQWLHSAKSHGHAAVGVFHVMLRPPSPRAVAYAWAPAAEQLLRRANDDLAMAEAAVERMRPAIVAQYSDACMLLHG, via the coding sequence ATGGAGCAGTGGAGGAACATGGCCGCGAAGGCGTCGGCTCGCAGCTTCACCTACATCAACGAGACGAATGCAGTAGTCGAGGCCATCAATGGCGCCCGCCAGCAGTACCGCCTGGCCGCCGAGGACTGTCGCAGATTCCGCCCGGGCGTGCATCCCCTGCCCAACACCGGCCAGGGCGCTTCAGCAGGCGGCCTCATCATCGACCTCGCCATCGGCCGGATCAAGCGCATCAGCAGGTTCCACGCCGTACTGGGCAACGTCTTCTCCCTCTGCGTTGCGCACATCGGTCTCCAAGCCAACACGCCGTGCTGGTGGGACAGGTGGCAACTCCACCGCGCTGACGCTGCCCGCCACGCGGAGACGGCGCTGCAGTGGCTACACTCCGCCAAGTCGCACGGCCATGCGGCCGTCGGCGTCTTCCACGTCATGCTCAGGCCGCCATCGCCGCGAGCAGTCGCCTACGCCTGGGCACCCGCGGCAGAGCAGCTCCTGCGCCGCGCGAATGACGATCTGGCCATGGCGGAGGCCGCGGTGGAGCGGATGCGACCGGCCATTGTGGCCCAGTACTCCGACGCATGTATGCTTCTGCATGGATGA